CAATTGCGCTTGTTCCTGTTATGCTTTCTCTTCTCTATGTGGCCTATGAGTTTAGCTGCGACAGGCATAATGAGAATTTCCATAGGATCTATAGGGTTGTTGACGACACCGAAGACTTCTTCGGCAGCAAAATTATAAATCCTGTTCTGCCGAATCCGCTTGCTAAGGCTATGAAAAATGAATTTCCCGAAGTGGAACTGACCGCAAGGATGTCGGTTGAAAGAGGGTGGATTACCATTAACAAAAAGAGATTTTCTGAAGAAAACATTCTTATGGCCGATCCAGACTTTTTGAAGATCTTTACTTTTAATTTTCTTCATGGGAACCCCGCCACTATCCTTAACGACCCTCACTCCGTCTGCCTTTCCGAAAGTACCGCAAGAAAGTATTTCGGAAATCAAAACCCTATGGGGATGAGCCTGCTTTATGCGAATAAATATGAATTTACGGTTAAAGGCATATATAAGGACATGCCCGAAAATTCTCACTTTACCGCCGATATCTTAATCCCGATATCTGAAAGCACTGGAAACTACGGCATGCTTGTAGAGTCGGGAATTACCGACCCGGATCAGGCATGGGGTTCATCAATGTACCAAACCTATTTTCTGCTTAAAGAAAATGCAAACATAGATGACGTCGAGAAAAAATATCAGCCTTTATTAAAAAGACATCATCGGGAGGTAAATAGCAATCTTCAACCATCGAAATACTTTTCGCAGCCCCTTGGTGATATACACCTTAAATCGGATATCTATTCCAGACCGGGAAAGAGATCGCTCGACCAGATATATCTTTATCTGACGATGGCTTTAATTATCCTCCTTATCGCTTCAATTAACTACGTCAACCTCACCTCGGCAAGGTTTTCTCAGCGCGTTAAGGAGGTTAGCATCAGAAAAATTATAGGCGCGGAAAGGAAACAGCTCCTAAGGCAGCTTTTAACTGAGACCTTTATTCTTTCCATGGTTTCCCTTGGAATTACACTTTCTCTGGTAGCTCTGTTATTGCCTTACTTTAAAATATTTGTCGGGCGCGATATCCATCTTACCACGAACATGTTTACGGGAATACTGGGACTTGTTATTCTAATTAGCATCCTGGCCGGACTTTATCCGGCATCCCTGGCTTTCTCAATTTCTCCGTTGGCTTTTTTCCGGGGAAAAGGCATTTCGCTTAAGAAAACGCAGTCCGGAAATATACTGATTATTGTCCAGTTTGTTTTTACAATCGTTCTTGTATACTGCGCAATTTCTGTTAAGAACCAGATAAATTATATGACCGAAAAGGATCCGGGCTACAGAAAAGAAAATATCGTAGTCGTGATGCTTGGAGGAGACTTTACTGCGGGCAAACTTGCAGCCCTGAAAAATGAAATTAAAAAGAACCCCGGAGTCCTCAGCGTATCATTTGCCGACTGCCGCCCTGATCAAATCGGGAGTGCCAGCAAATTAACTTTGCCGGGCGAAAACCTTCTTGAAAAGAATCACGTTATACGGTACGGAGCAATCGACAACGATTTTATTGACCTGTATGAAATGAAAGTTATTAAAGGACGAAAGCTCATTCCTTCTGATGGAAAGGATAAGATTATAGTAAATGAAACAGCAGTAAGAGCGCTTGGCTGGAAAGATCCTATTGGAAAAATAATAATATTTCCGGAAAGAGGCAGGCAAATCGGTAAATATGTCGTTGGCGTAATTAAGGATTTCCACTTCCAGGAGCTAAACAACAGGATTGAACCGCTGGCTTTGTGCAGCGATTCGACTGAAATGAAGTTTGCCTTTACAAGAAGACATATGGGTAGGCTTTCAATTAAAATCAGGAGCGGCAATATCCCGGAAACCTTACGCTACGTCCAGTCCGTTTTGAAAACCTTCGATCCCTGGTATAGGAACCGTAATTTAAGTTTCCTGGAAGAAGAATCTGATAAGTCAAATAAGAACTACTATAAAACTGAATTCCGGCTGCTGTATATATTCTCTGTGTTCTCTGCCTTTACGCTTTTAATCTCTTGCCTGGGCCTCTTCGGACTTGTCTCATTTACTACGG
The DNA window shown above is from Ignavibacteria bacterium and carries:
- a CDS encoding FtsX-like permease family protein, whose protein sequence is MNKLFLSNTIRDFSMLRNYILITLRNLRRYKLYSFINILGFSIALVPVMLSLLYVAYEFSCDRHNENFHRIYRVVDDTEDFFGSKIINPVLPNPLAKAMKNEFPEVELTARMSVERGWITINKKRFSEENILMADPDFLKIFTFNFLHGNPATILNDPHSVCLSESTARKYFGNQNPMGMSLLYANKYEFTVKGIYKDMPENSHFTADILIPISESTGNYGMLVESGITDPDQAWGSSMYQTYFLLKENANIDDVEKKYQPLLKRHHREVNSNLQPSKYFSQPLGDIHLKSDIYSRPGKRSLDQIYLYLTMALIILLIASINYVNLTSARFSQRVKEVSIRKIIGAERKQLLRQLLTETFILSMVSLGITLSLVALLLPYFKIFVGRDIHLTTNMFTGILGLVILISILAGLYPASLAFSISPLAFFRGKGISLKKTQSGNILIIVQFVFTIVLVYCAISVKNQINYMTEKDPGYRKENIVVVMLGGDFTAGKLAALKNEIKKNPGVLSVSFADCRPDQIGSASKLTLPGENLLEKNHVIRYGAIDNDFIDLYEMKVIKGRKLIPSDGKDKIIVNETAVRALGWKDPIGKIIIFPERGRQIGKYVVGVIKDFHFQELNNRIEPLALCSDSTEMKFAFTRRHMGRLSIKIRSGNIPETLRYVQSVLKTFDPWYRNRNLSFLEEESDKSNKNYYKTEFRLLYIFSVFSAFTLLISCLGLFGLVSFTTEVRSKEVGIRKVLGASVLQVSGLFIKEVLKLILISAMISAPVAYIIMNIWLSDFPYRTGQSPWTFAAATGIVMAVAILSLAFQVLKSAMKNPVNTLKYE